The genomic stretch TTTTGCAGCCCAGAATGGTGGAGAATGCTTTTCTGAAATCAGCATTAAAAGCGTATATGACTGGGTTTAACGATGAGTTTGCCCATCCAAACCACACAAACATGTTAAACGTGGTGTTATTTACGCACAGGCGGTCACCAAGATTGTTAATGTCACAAAAAGGTACTATGCAGTTGACCACGAAAAAAGGCAGCCAGCAAAATACAAACACTCCCATAATGATAGAGAGCGTCTTCAAAACTTTCGTTTCTTTTTTAAAGGTTGTTTTTAATGAGTTTGTTTTCTCGGCTGCTTGCTGATTGTTCTGTGCGTGTTCCACGGCTGTCTCCAAGGATGAGATTCTCCGGATCTGGGTTTGCGCAATCCGGTAAATTCGTGTATAAGTGCCAACCATAATAACGACGGGAATGTAAAAACTTATCAAGGAGGAGGATATGGCATACGTGCTATTCAAGCTTGCGTTGCAGTCCTCCATTTGGTTGATTTGATTAGTGTCGTCCACTGTTTCCATTTCCTCCTCTGACTTGTGCCAATTGAGCTGGACGGGAATGAAGGAGATAAGAATGGAGAGGGTCCATGCCACTCCGATCATAACGAAAGCAAACCTTTGAGTCATTTTACGTTCATATCGAAAAGGGCTCGAAATTGCCCAGTATCGGTCCATACTTATTATACAAAGATTGAGAATAGACGCGGTGGAGCACATGATGTCAAAAGCTATCCAGGTATCACAGAAGCTGCCGAAGATCCAGTAGCCGGCCACGTCAGACATAGCCTTCCACGGCATCACAAGAATGGCCACGAATAGATCCGACACCGCCAAGGAGATTACAAAAAAGTTAGTCACTTTAGATCTAAGGTGTCGAAATTTGAACACAGCGGCGCACACAAGCGTATTCCCAAAAAGCGTGGAGACGATCAGGATGAACAGGACGCACCCGGTGAGAGCACCGACGCTGTGCTTGGAGCTGTCCGTTTCAGCACCTGCGGTTTCGTTGTCAGATTTCTCCATTGACTAATTTCTCCTCTTTTCTGCGCATATCAAATATAGCGTATTTAGCGTCTTCCACACTCAGGGTTCAGTGCTCCCTTTATTCATTATGCATTCAACTTCGTTTTGGAGACCCAACTTGCGGATTTCTGTACTCACGCACCTTAATAACTACCTATTAACTACTACTAACTACCTTAATAAAACAGGACGTGGGCCAGTTATAAGAACCTCAGTTATTTTCTTACTCTGACGCAGTAAAACATTGTCGATTGTCGTGAATAGGTGCACTGCACATAACCCATCCTGCACAATCGCTCCTTTTTTATATAGTGAATGGATCTCACTTAATGGTTGAGTAGCTACTCATGCTTGACGATGGGAATGAAGACCCCTcctcttaaaggcccagtgcaaaTGAGGATAATGTCCTTTTTGTGAAGTTTCAGGGATGGCCCTTTGGCCTGCCTGGTTACATCAAcaggtggtaaatgagttaatagaccaatatgAAAGAGagctccaaacctctctgccaaaaacagctagttttcagttttctccTCACTCACACCATACTCAGACAGTCCTAGCGAAATTATTGTAGTGAAATTGCCCGTTGCTAACTAAGAAGATATTAGTTTTTCTTTTTGACCATtataattgaaaacaatcacagtaaggtacttatactgaagaaaaatataaatgcaacatgtaaagtgttgatcccatgtttcatgagctgaaataaaagattccagaaatgttccatatgcacaaaaatcgtgtttctctcaaatttggggcacaaatttgtttacatccctgttagtgagcatttctcctttgccaagaaaatccatccacctcacaggtgggcatatcaagaagctgattaaacagcatgatcattacacaggtgcaccttgtgctggggacaataatagGCCACTCTAACATAATGCCACAGAGAAATTCAGAAATCAGACATAAAATAATTTGGAGTATATTtgggcagctaggagactgaacccacgtcaggcaaggtgggccatgttgtTCACCCGATTCCGTCTTACTTTGTcatatagaccgggctcccagaacgtaaaggctgacgcactgtcctgTCTTTACGACACGGAGGGTGTGTCCACCGAGcatactcccatccttcccgcctcgaGGATGATGgcaccagtggtatgggaggtggactcggacatcgagcgggcattACGGGCGGagcccgcgcctcctcagtgtccagctgggcggaagtacgtgccgcttggtgtccTGGACCAACTGATTCAGTGGGCTCAcatcctaccctcctcgggtcaccctgggtgGCAAGGACAGTGGGGGGCCTCCGGGAGAAGtattggtggcccaccttggctagGGACATTAGGGTTTATGTCtcttcctgttcggtgtgcgcccagagtaaggctcctagacaccttcctagagggaagttacaacccctccccgtttcACAACGGCCATGGTCTCACCTATCCGTATATTTCCTGACCGATTACCCCCCGGCTCAGGGGAACACTACGGTTTTGGTGATTGTGGAtgggttctctaagtcctgccgtctcctcccgttgcccggtctccctaaAGCCCCACAGcctgcggaggcattattcacccacgccttccggcactacggggtgccagAGGACATTGTCTCTGATCGAGGATCACAGTTCACGTCCCGGGTATGGAGGGTGTTCAGGGAGCATTTGGGGGTCTTGGTCAGCCtcacctccggttatcaccccaagactaatgggcaggtggagagagtgaaccaggaggtgggtaggtttctgaggtcgtattgccaggactgGCTAGGGGAGTGGGCGAGATATCCCCTGGGctgagatggcccagaactcactacgccactcctctactaacgtgtccccatttcagtgtgtgttggggtaccagccggtcctggcaccatggcatccgagtcagaccgaggctcctgcggtggaggagtgggtgcagcgctccaaggagacctggagggccgtccaggaatccctCCAACAAGccagtggacggcagaagaggagtgctgaccgccactgcagtgaggcccccgacccgaaacctacccctccgcttgccctgccggaagctggggccgcagtgtgtagggcccttcaaagtcctgaggagagtaaACGAgttgtgttatcgattacaactcccttcctattatcgtattaacccctcgtttcatgtgtctctcctcaggccgtggtagctggtcccctgcaggacggTGAGTTGCTGgaggtccctcctccccctctggacatcgaggggtctcCGGCATACACGAtatgggccattctggactcgagacgccgggtgaggggcctgcagtacctcgtggactgggaggggtacggtccggaggagaggtgctgggtaccggtgggagACATTTTGGATCCGTcgatgttgagggatttccatcgcctcgaCCTCGAGGCGGGAGCCGCGTGTCAGGGGTACTGTCACTACTCCTACTgagggtggctccccttcccgttcgggtggtgctcggcggtcgtcgtcaccggcctactagctgccactgattttttcctccccctccttgtctgtttattggttacacctgtGGTTAATTTGGTTATTAGTTGGGCTTTCTTAGccggcccgcctgctctttgtgcgggattgttctATGTGTACTTGTCGTGCACGCATGTATGTCACAGCTGTTTCATGTACGTGAGCTGTTTTTTGGATACAGTTTAGTTTCCCTGTGGTTTGGGGTATTTGTGTTGAGTGGCGTCTGCTTTTTCACCTGGTCGGTGTATTAAAGACATGCCTAATCtgaactctctgtctcctgcgtctgactccttcctccactacaccccggACATTACAGCACTGTCAGTAGCCTAGAACGTTAAAGAAAAGGATTAGGGTGTACTATCTTAAGCTAGGTTAAAGTACCAGTTTGACAACAACAAACAGCGGCAGAGGTCATATTGGAGTTGTCCTCCAGGCCAAGGATACAGGAGACGAGGCCTAGGAATATTAAGGCTGAGTACAGTCCTGACAGACTCAACCACACAAGAGGTTCCTGGAGGACAAGGCAAAAAAAAACtaagagagaaggaagaaagcGAAGGGAGAAAGCTGTGATACTGAAGAAAGCTGTGGCGCCACTGAAAAAGTTTGCTTCAGGTTCCAAAACCACAACAAACACCCTAAAAGAAGGGGATGCAGAATGATTGTTCTGTAACAAGCTCTTCTGTGTTACCTGTGGGAACTGGATACAGTGTGAGCAGTGTCAGAGGTGGGCTCATGAGCTATGCTCAAATTGAACTGGGGTGGGATTCATTTGCAACCTCTGTGTCAATGAAAAAATCTGGGAAAATGCCATTATGTTAAATTCTTGttttgaaatgtgtgtgtgtgtgtttaatcagTATTTAATCAGTTATATTCCAATGAATTTGTTCTAAATATTTCTAAATATTACAAACTGGTGGTGATTAGCAGAATGAGTTAAGGTGTGGTGAATTGGAAGTAGAGGGCATGTCTAGAGGGTGAATAGGGAATAGGTGAGACGATCCCGTTTTGGTGACTAGTGACAAGAGGCAATGAATCATTAATATCGATTAGGGTTGAAATCAGGTTGTATGCACTGTTGAAACTACCACAACTAAAAAAACACATGTaatctgaaatgtgtcttccgcatttaacccaatccctctgaatcagaggtgcgtGAGTGCTACCTTAATCAAAATCCACATCTTCGGCacccagtgggttaactgccttgctcaggggcagaacaataggattttaccttgtcagctcgggtattTGATCcatcaaccttccggttactggtccaaccactaggctacctgccgtcccatatacatcactggttagaggacaacctgcAGAAGACAGTCAGCCACATTTTGTAATTTTGCATTTTGATACAGGAAACCAtctgtttgatgtatttgataccattccacccattccgctccagccattatcacgagcccgtcctccccaattaaggtgccaccaacctcctgtttTTGAAGTGTTGCGTTTTGATTCAAGTGGGTTGCCAGCGCAGTAAGTGTAAGGCCATTTTTTTTTGTTAAAGGTCCAatcagctgtttttatctcaatatcaaataatttcttgttaacaattaagtaccttgctgtgattgtttta from Oncorhynchus keta strain PuntledgeMale-10-30-2019 chromosome 24, Oket_V2, whole genome shotgun sequence encodes the following:
- the drd6b gene encoding D(5)-like dopamine receptor, whose translation is MEKSDNETAGAETDSSKHSVGALTGCVLFILIVSTLFGNTLVCAAVFKFRHLRSKVTNFFVISLAVSDLFVAILVMPWKAMSDVAGYWIFGSFCDTWIAFDIMCSTASILNLCIISMDRYWAISSPFRYERKMTQRFAFVMIGVAWTLSILISFIPVQLNWHKSEEEMETVDDTNQINQMEDCNASLNSTYAISSSLISFYIPVVIMVGTYTRIYRIAQTQIRRISSLETAVEHAQNNQQAAEKTNSLKTTFKKETKVLKTLSIIMGVFVFCWLPFFVVNCIVPFCDINNLGDRLCVNNTTFNMFVWFGWANSSLNPVIYAFNADFRKAFSTILGCKRYCPSSVEAVHLSNELMFYRHDTTFQNATTNASAHCAQRLPMVSHGEDLDLPFDKVSVVSNTSRNQRKIILPAILQLECEAEISLDMMPFPSTGPSECNVIPGQVEDL